Below is a genomic region from Streptomyces ferrugineus.
AAGGCGCCCCGGACCAGTTCGAGTTCGTCCTCGCGGCCGGTGAACCGCCACGGCAGTTCCAGGGTCTTCGCGTCGCGTTCGAAAATCGTCACGGCAATAGGAGCGCCGTGACTCACCTCTGATACACGCGTACTTGAGTAGCCCTCGACTCAGGCGCCCGGCGCGGCCCCACGGCAACCTGTTCGCCATGACCGCTCGCTACTGCTCCCTCGCGCAGCAGTCGGCGCCCGCCTTCGCACCGGGGCTGGCCGCCGAGCGGCTCAACGCGCTCATCAGCGGGCACCGGATGTGGGTCAACGGCACGGTGCTGCACTACTACTTCTTCGACCGGGACTCCGACGCGTCCTCGATCCCGGACCCGGAGACCGGCGAGACCCGGCGCGTCGCGTGGGCCGGCAGCAAGGAGCAGCAGGACGTCGTACGCGAGTGCTTCCAGGAGTGGCAGGGCCTCGGCATCGGGCTGTCGTTCCAGGAGGTGCGGGACCGGTCGGAGGCCGAGCTGCGGATCGGGTTCCAGCTCGGCGACGGGTCCTGGTCGACGGTGGGCAAGGACTCGCTGCGGATCGGCCTGAACGAGCGCACCATGAACTTCGGCTGGGACCTGACGGTGCCCGGCGAGCGCGGGACGGCGCTGCACGAGATCGGGCACGCGCTCGGCATGCTGCACGAGCACCAGAGCCCGTTCGCCGGCATCCACTGGGACGACGAGGCCGTGTACGCCGATCTGGCGGGCCCGCCGAACTTCTGGAGCCGGGACAAGACGTTCTTCAACATCCTGCGCAAGCTCGATCCGAACGAGGTCAACGGTTCCGTCTGGGACCCGCACTCGATCATGGAGTATCCCTTCTCGGACGGGCTGATCCTGGAGCCGGAGCAGTTCCGTGCGGGCCTGAACCCGCCGGGTGTGCTGTCCAGGGCCGACAAGGAGTTCGTCCGCCGCTGGTACCCGCCCACCGAGGCCCCGGGACCGCGTGAGCTGGTGCCCTTCCGCTCGGTGCCGCTGCGGCTCGGCCCGGCCGAGCAGGCCGACTTCGTCATCGAGCCGCCGGAGACCCGCGAGTACACGCTGGGCACCTTCGGCGACAGCGACACGGTCGTGGTGATCTTCGAGGAGCGGGACGGCGAGCCCCGCTACCTCACCGCCCAGGACGACGGGGGCACCGCGCACAACGCCACGCTCAAGGCCCGTCTGGTCAAGGGCCGCCGCTACTTCGTCCGGGTGCGCCTGTACGCCAACTGGGGTTCGGGGGAGACAGCGGTCATGTGCTGGTGACGGCACGGATCCGCTGCCGCGTACGGGGATCAGAGTCCGCAGTCCGGCGCCGGGGGAAAGGGCCGGTGCACGCCGCCTTCGGGGGAGGGCGACGTGCACCGGCCGATCCATGTCCCGCCGGACGGGCGATGCCCCTCACTCCGTACAATTTGGTCCCGAACGACATCGCGTTCCGACGCGCCCGCGGCGAAGGAGTGTGCCATGCCCGGCCAACGATCGATCACCGCTGCCGAGAAGCTGGCCGAGGCCAAGCTCGGCGGCATCCCGCTGCACCGGGAGCAGATGGCGGTCGTCGCCAACATCTACCGCGCGGCCTCCACGGTCCGCCAGCACCTGGAGAACTCCGTGCTGCGCGGGGCCGACCTGACCTGGACGGCGTTCGTGGTGCTGTGGGTGGTCTGGGTGTGGGGCGAGTCGGAGACCCGGCATGTCGCGGAGGAGGCCGGGATCTCCAAGGGGACGCTCACCGGCGTGTCGCGGACGCTGGAGGGGCGGGGCCTGCTGAAGCGGGCCGGGCACCCCGGCGACGGCCGGCTGGTGCTGCTCAGCCTCACCGAGGAGGGCGAGGCGCTGATGCGACGGCTGTTCCCGGCGTTCAACGAGGAGGAGGCGTTCGTGGCGGGGCGGCTGAGCGAGGCGGAGTGCCGCAGCGTCGCGGACGGGCTGCGCCAGGTGGTGCTCCAGGTCGAGGAGCAGGGCGAGGAGCGGCGGCTCGCCCTGCTCGACGGTGCCGAGCCGGCGCCTCGGCGCAGCGGGCGGCGGCCGAAGGCCTGAGAGCCTGTTCAGCGGCGCTCGTGTGCGGCCGCCCGCACCAGGGCGTCGAACAGTCCCTGCTGGGACTCGTCCCGGTGCGCGGTGTCCTCGGGGTGCCACTGCACGGCCGTGAACCACCCCTTCGCGCCCGGGAGTTCGACCCCCTCCACCGTTGCGTCGGCGGCGCGCGCGGTGACCGTGAGTCCCTCGCCCAGGCGGTCCACGCGCTGGTGGTGGTAGCAGGACGCCTCCGCCTTCTCGGCGCCGGTGGACTGTTCCAGCAAGGTGCCGCGCTCGATCGCCACCGGGTGCACGAGGTGCCGGTGTTCGCGATCGGGGCCGCCCATGTCCTGCTCCAGCGTGCCGCCGAGCGCGACGTTCACGACCTGCATGCCCCGGCAGATCGCCAGCAGGGGCAGGCCGAGGTCCAGTGCCCGGCGGGCGACCGCGAGATCGAAGGCGTCCTGGAGTTCGTCCACGTCGTAGACGGCCGCGTGGGTTTCGGTGGCGCCGTAGCGGTGGGGAGCGAGATCGCCGCCGCCGGGGAGCAGGACGCCGTCGAAGCGGACCAGGCGGGCCGCGACGTCTCCGGCGGCGGGGTGGACGCCCGCCGGTTCGCCGCCCGCTCGCCACACCGCCTCGATCAGGGCGCGGGCGTTGACCTCGGCGGCGTACCGGAGGGCCGAGGTGGTGGCGGAGAAGCGGGCGGGGATCGCGATCAGGGGGCGGGTCACAGCTGGATCCAGGTGGTCTTGAGCTCGGTGTACTTCTCCAGGGCGTGCACGGACTTGTCGCGGCCGTTGCCGGACTGCTTCATGCCGCCGAAGGGGACGGTGAGGTCGCCCTCCTCGTAGCAGTTGACCCAGACCGTGCCGGCCTTCAGGGCGCGGGAGACGCGGTGGGCGGTGGAGAGGTCGGAGGTCCACAGGCCGGCGGCGAGGCCGTACTCGGTGGCGTTGGCCAGCCGTACCGCCTCGTCCAGGTCGTCGAAGGCGAGGACGGACAGGACGGGGCCGAAGATCTCCTCGCGGGCCAGCCGCATCCCGGGGTCGACCCGGTCGAAGACGGTCGGCTCCAGATAGGTGCCGCCGGACTCGGCGAGGGCGCGCTCACCGCCGGTGCGCAGCCGTGCCCCCTCGTCCCGACCGGTGCCGATGTGGCCGAGGACGCGGCCGAGGTGGGCCTCGCCGACCAGGGCGCCCATCTCGGTGGCCGGGTCGAGGGGGTCGCCGACCCGCAGCTCGCGCGCCCGGCGTACGACGGCCTCGGTGACGCGCTCGGCGACGGAGGAGTGCACCAGGAGCCGGGAGGGGGCGGTGCACATCTCGCCCTGGTTGAAGAAGATGCCCCAGGCCGCGGTGGCGGCGGCCCGCTCCAGGTCGGGGGCGTCGGGCAGGACGAGGTTGGGCGACTTGCCGCCGAGTTCGAGCCAGACCCGCTTGAGGTTGGAGTCTGCGGCGTAGTGCAGGAAGTGGCGGCCGACGGCGGTGGAGCCGGTGAAGGCCAGGACGTCGACGTCGGGGTGGAGTCCGAGGGCGCGTCCGGCGACGGGGCCGTGGCCGTTCACGACGTTGAGAGCGCCCGGCGGCAGGCCGGCCTCGGTGGCCAGCCGGCCGAGCAGCAGGGCGGACAGCGGGGAGTTCTCGGACGGCTTCAGTACGACCGTGCAGCCGGCCGCGAGCGCCGGGGCGACCTTCCAACTCGCCAGCGTCAGGGGGAAGTTCCAGGGCACGACGGCCCCGACGACACCGGCCGGCTCACGGGTGACCAGGGCGAGGGCGTCGGGGGCGGTGTGCGGGGACTCGTCGGTGAGCTTGTCCGCGAGCTGGCCGTACCAGCGGAACGTGTGGACGGCGGCGCGCAGTTCGATGTCGTACGCGTCCGTGATCGGTTTGCCCATCTCCAGGCTGACGGTCAGCGCCAGTTCCGCGCGCCGTTCCTCCAGCAGGTCGGCGAGGCGCAGCAGCACCCGGCCGCGTTCGACGGGCGCGAGGCGTGGCCATGACCCGGCGTCGAAGGCCCGGCGGGCGGCCGCGACGGCGGCGTCCACCTCGGCGGCACCCGCGTCGGCGACCTGGGCCAGCGCCTGTCCGTCCCGGGGTGAGACGACCGCGAAGGCCCCTCCCCCGCCCGGCTCGTCGGCGCCGTCGATGTGATGGGCGCCGGACAGTTCCAGGGACTTGGCTCGACGCAGCCACTCCTCGTGGGAGACGGCGGGCATGCGGGACCTCCAGATCAGACTCTTCGATGTCGACGAAATGGCCGCACAGGGACGGCCGCCGCCATCCGGCCGGGGTTCCGCGACCGGATGGCGGGCGGGCCCTACGGACGTGCCGAGCGCGTCAGCCGACCCGCGACGACGCCCAGCACCAGCACGGCCGGGACCGTCAGCTGGAGCCATACGGCGGTGGTGCGGTCGCCGCCGATGAGGGTGGTGAAGTTCTCGACGATCAGCCAGAGGGCACCGGCGATTCCGACCGCCCCCAGCGCCGGGGCGATCAGCGTGTTCCACGGCCGGGTGTCGAGGCGCTCGCGCCGGAAGAAGGCGACGACCGAGACCGAGGTCAGGAAGTACAGGAGCATGATCGACAGTACGGCGATGCCACTCCCCCACGAGAACAGGGTGAGCACCGGATCCTTGCCGGCCAGGGCGAACGGGATCACCAGCAGGACGGCGATCGATGTCTGCACGAAGCCCGCGACACCCGGCGAGTGCCGGCGGTTGACCGCCGACAGCCCGCGCGGCAGGAGGCCCTCGCGGCTGAGCGAGAACAGGTAGCGGTTGGCCGAGTTGTGGAAGGCGAGGATGCCGGCGAAGAGCGAGGTGGCCAGGAGGACGGGCAGGACGTCGTTGACCCAGGTGCCGAACTCGGCGGCGATCGGTGCGAAGACGAACGCCGTGGAGTCACCGCCCTCCAGCGCCTGCCCGGCCGCTCCGGCCGCGTTCGAGGCGCCGTAGGAGGAGATCAGCATCCAGGAGGCGAAGGCGAAGAAGCCGGTGACGAGGGCGACGGCGAGATAGGTGGCCCGGGGCACCGTCCTGCGGGGCTCGCGCGCCTCCTCGCCGTAGATCGCGGTGGCCTCGAAGCCGATCATCGACGCCACGGCGAACATCAGGGCCACGCCCGGCGCCCCGTCCAGGGCCGCACCGGGCGAGAAGGTGTCCGCGAAGCCGAGCCCCTCGGGCCCGCCGCCCTTGGCGAAGGTCACGACCGCGAAGACGCTCAGGATGCTGAACTCGGCCAGCACGAACACGGCCAGCACCTTGGCGCCCATCTCGATGCCCAGGGCGCCGAGGACCTGCACGATCGCCATGGTGACCAGGGCGCACACCCACCAGGGGACGTCGGCGCCGGTGTGGTGCGCCAGCAGACCGCTGACCGTGGCGCCGTACAGGCCGTACATGGCGGCCTGGATCGCGCAGTACGCGAAGAGGGCGATGCCGGCGCTGCCGTTGCCGATGTTCCGGCCGAGCCCCTTGCCGATGTACCGGTAGAAGGCCCCGGCGTCCACCACATGCCGGCCCATGGCGACGAAGCCGACGGAGAACAGCAGGATGATCACGCCCGCGGCGAGATACGCGGCCGGGGCGCCGGCCCCGTTCCCGATGGCCACGGCGATGGGGACGGCGCCCGCGACGCCGGTCAGCGGCGCCTGGGCGGAGAGGACGAAGAAGAGGATGCCCAGCACGCCGAGGGAGTTGGGCTTGAGCTTGCCTGCGGTGGAGGCGTCGGGCGCGGCCTGTCTGTTCGGGACCGCTGTCTGACTGTCCACTCGGATCACCTGCCAGGAGAAAGGGGACTTCGTTTCAGGCCAAACGAGTTGCCTCATGGTGGGCTGGAACTATCCGTTTGGCAAGGGGGGTGCCGAGAATTGCCGAGAATTGATACGGCAACGCGAGTGGACCCCGGGCCACAGCTCCCCGGGGTCCTCAAAACCGCAGGTCAGCTGGCGTTCTCGGGTGCCTCGTCGCTGTCGGCCGCCAGCAGCCGCAGCAGGCCCCGCAGCTCCTCGATCGCGGCGTCGGTGGTCTCGGGCTCGCCGAAGACGAGCTGGTGCAGCACCAGCCCGTCCAGGGCGGCGAACACCAGCCGGGTCAGCGGGCGGCCGGCGGCGTCGGGCAGCATGCGGGACAGCTCGCGCTCGGTGGCGTCGAAGTAGTCGTCGTACAGGGCTCGGATCTGCGGGAGCAGCTCGGGGCGGCGCCGGGCCTCGAGGAGCAGCTCGTACTGGAAGGCCTGGATGTCCGGGTCGGCCATCACCATGTCGGAGACGCCGACCGAGAAGTCGGCGACCTTGCCGGTGCCCGGTTCGAGCGCGCTGGTGTTGAGCGAGGTGCGGATGGCGTGGGCGAGGGCCTCCTCGATCAGCGCGTCGCGCGACCCGAAGTGGTGCACGACCAGTCCGTGCGTGGTGCCCGCCTCCTGTGCGACCGCCCGGTAGGTGAGCTTGCGCAGCCCGCCCCGCGCCACGACCCGCACCGCGGCGTTGAGCAGGGCCTCGCGGCCCTCGCCGTAGTTCATGCGCCGGCGCGGCTTGCGGCCCTCGGAGCCCTGGGGTCCCCCGGCTCCCTCGTCGGATGCGGTCATGTTCGCGACCTTACCCGCAGCCTCGGACACCGCCGCACGCTCGGCCCCGGCCGTACGCACGGTCAGCGCTTGGGCGGGCGGATGCCGCGGAACTCCCAGTCGCCGCCGAGCGCGGTGGACAGGACCTCCTCGGACTCGGTGGGCTGGGCGCCGACGTCGGCGCGGATCGGGGTGGGGCCGGTGACGATGTGGTTGGTGAGCCGGCCGAGGCCCTCCACCTCCACCTCGACGACGTCGCCGGGCTGGACGGGGCGGGAGTTGGCGGGGGTACCGGACAGGAGTACGTCACCGGGGTGGAGGGTGATGGTGCGGGCGATGTCGGCGACGAGGTAGTGCATGTCCCACTTCATCTCGTCGGTCGAGCCGTCCTGGACGACCTTTCCGTTGACATAGGTGCGCAGGCTCTTGCCGTGGAAGTCCCAGTCGGTGACCAGGCCGGGCCCGAGCGGGCAGAGGGTGTCGGAGCCCTTGACGCGGAGCATGGAGCCGGCGTCGGTGTCCCGGAAGTCGTGCAGCCCGTAGTCGTTGGCGACGGTGTAGCCGGCGATGTACTGGCCCGCCTCGGCCGGGGAGATGTTGCGGGCGGTCTTGCCGATGACGATGGCGACCTCGCCCTCGTAGTTGAGCCATTTGCAGCCCTCGGGGCGGACGATGGCGCCCCGGTGGGAGTTGAGGGCCGAGGTCGGCTTGTGGAAGTAGGTCGGGGTGTCGGGCAGGCCGATCCGGAACTCGTCGACCCGGCTGCGGTGGTTGAGGTGGACGGCGATCACCTTGGAGGGCACGACCGGCGGCAGGTGCTGAGCGTCGTCGGTCTTGACACGGCGGCCGTCCCCGGCGACGAGTTCGTCGCCGTCGACGGTGACCTGGACGGCGGCGCCGTCGAGGAGGATGCGGCGGTACTCAGGCATGGGCGGGCTCCTGGTTGGTCGTGGTGGGGGTGGCGGTCCAGCCGCCTTCGGGGCGGTCGAACCAGAGGTGCGCCTGACCGGTGCCGACGGAGTTCTCGTACTCGCCGTACTGGCGGGCCCTGGCGACACAGGCCTGCTCGCCGAGGGCGCCGGCCATCATCAGGTAGTGGAAGAACTTCGCCTCGGGCTTGACCTTCCAGAACTCGTCCATGGTGTCGAGAACCTTGTCGTGACGGCCCTCCTTGAACCAGGCGATCCGCTCGTGGTCGGCCTCGCGGGCCTGCGGGGTGAAGATGTGCACCGGGTCGCTGGCCTCGTGGTCACGCAGTTCGCGCAGCGGCCAGAAGGTGTGCGACAGCGCCCCGGAGGCGATGAGCAGGACCCGGCGTCCCGGGGTGGCGGCGATGCCGTCGGCCAGGGCCCGGCCGAGGCGCAGATGGTCCTCCATGTCCCCGGTCTGGCAGACGCCGATGGTCACCCACCGCTTGTCGGGCAGTCCCTCCCCGAGGAACTTCCACAGGTTGATGGTGGCGTAGTAGATCGGCAGGTAGTCGTCGTCGATCGCCGTGATCCAGGTGCCATGCTTGTCCGCGAACTTCTCTACGTTGCGGGCGAGTTCGGGGTCGCCGGCGAAGTCGTACGGCATCCGGCACATCCCGCGCGGCAGCTCCTCGGAGGTGAACAGCCCGGCCCGGCGCGCTTGCGCGGTGACGACGAACTCCACGGTGGTGGCCCAGTGGGAGTCGAGGACGACGACGGTGTCGTAGTCGTCGCGCTCGAAGACGTCCCTGCGCAGCTGTTCCAGACCGGTGACGAGGGTGATCTCCTTGCCCTCGTTGAGCTCCAGCCGGTCGGCCTCGGGCAGCACGATGGTGGGGACATGGGCCAGCAGCCCGGCCCCGACGATCTCACCCATGGTCCTTCCACCCCTTCGGTGCGGTGACGGTGTTCTTCAGGTCGCAGTAGAAGTCGAAGCTCCAGGTGCCGCCTTCGCGCCCGACGCCGGACTGGCGGGAGCCGCCGAAGGGCGCCTGCAGGTCACGTACGAAGAAGCAGTTGACCCAGACCGTGCCCGCGACCAGCTGTGCGCTGACGCGTTCGGCGCGCTGGGGGTCGCCGGTGGCGAGGGTGGCGGCCAGCCCGAACCGGGTGTCGTTGGCGAGCCGGATCGCCTCGTCCTCGTCGGCGAAGGTCTGCAGGGTCAGGACGGGGCCGAAGACCTCCTCCTGCACGATCTCCGAGTCCTGGGCGACGTCGGTGAGCAGCGTCGGCGCGTAGTACTGGCCGCCGTTGCGATGCCCGCCGATGACCGCGCGCGCTCCCGCGTCGAGCGCCCGCCGCACGAAGCCGTCGATCTTCTCCAGCTGGCGGGGGTGGATGTTGGGCCCGATGTCGGTGGCCTCGTCCCGGGGGTCGCCCTGTGTGAGCGCGGCCGCCTTCTCGACGAACCGGCGGGTGAACTCCTCGGCGATCGGCTCCTCGACGAGAAGACGCGTCCCCGCCAGGCACACCTGCCCGGCGTTGTCGTACTGCTCCACGGCCAGATCGACGGCGAGATCGAGATCGGCGTCGGCGAACACCAGCAGCGGTGACTTGCCCCCGAGTTCGAGGCTGAGCGGCGTCAGGTTCGCCGAGGCCGACGCCGCGATACGGCGGGCGGTGGGCACCGAGCCGGTGAAGCTGATCCGGCGTACGTCCGGATGCGAGGTGAGGGCGTCACCGACCTCCGAGCCGTAGCCCTGGACCACGTTCAGCACCCCGGCGGGCAGCCCCGCCTCGGCGGCGATGTCCGCCAGCAGCGAGGCGGTCAGCGGGGACCACTCGGCGGGCTTGAGGACGACCGTGTCGCCGGCCGCGAGCGCCGGCGCGACCTTCCAGGTGGCCAGCATCAGCGGCGCGTTCCACGGGGTGATCAGCACACAGGGCCCGGCCGGGTCCCAGCTGACATGGTTGGTGTGGCCGCGCGTCTCGAAGTCCTCGTGCTCCAGCTTCAGCAACCAGTCGGCGAAGAAGCGGAAGTTGTGGGCGACGCGCGGCATGACGCCCCGGCGGTGGGAACGCAGCAGTGCCCCGTTGTCAGTGGTCTCGACGATCGCCAGCTCTTCGATCCGCTTGTCGACCCCGTCGGCGATCGCGTGCAGGATGCGGGCGCGTTCCGCGCGGGAGGTGGCCGCCCAGGCGGGGAACGCGGCCTTCGCGGCGGCCACGGCGGCGGCCGCCTCCGTGGCCGCGCCACGGGAGATGTCGCCGATCGTGCAGCCGTCGATCGGTGAGACGTCCGGGAACGTCTGTGCCGAGGCGACGCGCTCGCCGCCGATCCAGTGCCGGGTATCGACGCTCACCCCGGCAACGGTGATGGTGTGTTCGCTCATGGTCTGCTCCTGCGGTCTCACTGGGTGGCGGGGTCTACTCGGCGTCGGAGGTGCCGGATTCCAGCAGTCGGCCGCCGTCCCAGACGACGCCGACCTGGCGGTAGTAGGCGGCGATCGGCTCGCGGACCTCCAGCCGGGCCAGCTCCTCCGTAGGCGCCTCGAACAGCTCCAACTCGGCGTCACCGACCCACGGTTGACCGCCCTCGAAGGAAGCCGCCCCGGACTCGATCAGCTCGTCGAGCGCAAGCCCCTTCCCCTTCTCGATCGAGGGAAGCCACCGGTGATGGGCCATCGGATGCCCGTTGACGAACCCGTTCGTCTCCGCCGGCTCCCGCAGCGTGACCACGGCCTGCGCCAACCGCCGGTCCGCTGCGGCCAGCGTCGCCCCGAACCGTGCCCCCGCCTCGATCCGAGGAGCGGGACCGAACGGATGCGGTCGGGTCTGGTGGATGGACCCGAGCTTCTTGGGATACCCCTGGTGCAGCCCGCGCGCGATGGCGAAGTCCTTGTCGACCCAGATGTGGACGCACCGCGAATAGGTCCGCCCCCGGTACTTGCACCGGACGACGGCGAAGGCCTCCTTGTACTGGGACAGCACGGGATCGAGCAGTTCGGCCCCCGACTGAGCGCACGACTGCCAGTCGGCCCAGATCAGCGCCACCGCACCGGGATCCTCGTCGGCCGGTTCCAGCGGCTCGGGCAGCAGTTCCCGCACGCGCGCCGGATCCGTCCGGTACTCGACGGTCAGCAGGTCACCCGAGTAGCGCCAGGGCGGCGACGGAATCAGCGACGAGGCACCACTCGCCGTCTTGGGATGGAAGTAACCACGGACTGAGGACATGACGGGTTCCTTATGTTCCTTATGCGGTGAGAGCGGGCTGCTTCAGCAACTGGGCGCGACAGCGGGCGGCCCCCATGGCGGCGCCGTGTCCACCGAGCGCCACGACGCCGACGAGGCGGCCGTCGACGTGGTAGCCCACCAGGACGTCGCCGGCGGGGTCGCCGTCCAGGACACGTACGTCGTCGAGGCCGAGCACGGGCGCGCCGAAGGACTGCAACCGGAAGTCGTGCTGGTCGCTCCAGAAGGTGGGCAGGGGCGCGAAGGGAGCCGGGTCGGGTCGGCCGCCGGCCAGATGCGCGGCCAGGGTGCGCGCCGCGTGCTTGGCGGTGTCGGTCGGGATGGACCAGTGTTCGACGCGGCGGGACACACCGTCGTAGCGGGCGTTGGGAAAGCGGGCCACGTCACCGACCGCCACGACCTCGGGGCGGCCGCCGACCCGCAACTGCTCGTCGGTCAGCACTCCGTCGGTGAGGTCGAGTCCGTTGCCGTCCAGCCATTCGGTGTTGGCGACCGAGCCGACCGACTCGACGACCACGTCGGCCGGCAGCACGGTGCCGTCACTCAGCACGACGCCGGTGACCCGTTCCTCTCCCTCGAACCCGGCGACCCCGGTGCCGAGTGCGAAGCGCACCCCGCGCTGCTCGTGCCGCCGCAGCAGGGCCCTGCCGAGCAGGTCTCCGAGCGGCCCGACCATGGGCAGGGGCAGCGGGTCGACGACGGTCACCTCGCGGACACCGAGTCCTACGGCCGTGGCGGCGACCTCGCAGCCGATGAAACCGGCGCCGACCACGACCACGCGGGCGGCGGGGCGGGTCAGTTCGTCACGCAGTTCCCGTGCGTCGGCGATCGTGCGGACGGTGTGGCGTCCCGCGAGCGGGCCGGGGCAGCGCAGTCGCCGGGGCCGCATGCCGGTGGCGACGACCAGTCCGTCGTACGGCAGCTCCGAGCCGTCGTCGAGTGCGACGGTCCGCTCGGCCAGCCGCGAGGCGACGACTCTCGTGCCCAGCCGCCACTCGACGTCGGCGGTGGCCGCCTTCGGGGTGAAGGCCAGCGATGCGAAGGGCGCCTTGCCCGCGAGGACCTCCTTGGACAGCGGAGGCCGGTTGTAGGGCATGTGGGGCTCGTCGCCCACGACGGTGATCGCGCCGGTCCA
It encodes:
- the absR1 gene encoding beta-glucuronidase AbsR1 — its product is MTARYCSLAQQSAPAFAPGLAAERLNALISGHRMWVNGTVLHYYFFDRDSDASSIPDPETGETRRVAWAGSKEQQDVVRECFQEWQGLGIGLSFQEVRDRSEAELRIGFQLGDGSWSTVGKDSLRIGLNERTMNFGWDLTVPGERGTALHEIGHALGMLHEHQSPFAGIHWDDEAVYADLAGPPNFWSRDKTFFNILRKLDPNEVNGSVWDPHSIMEYPFSDGLILEPEQFRAGLNPPGVLSRADKEFVRRWYPPTEAPGPRELVPFRSVPLRLGPAEQADFVIEPPETREYTLGTFGDSDTVVVIFEERDGEPRYLTAQDDGGTAHNATLKARLVKGRRYFVRVRLYANWGSGETAVMCW
- a CDS encoding MarR family winged helix-turn-helix transcriptional regulator yields the protein MPGQRSITAAEKLAEAKLGGIPLHREQMAVVANIYRAASTVRQHLENSVLRGADLTWTAFVVLWVVWVWGESETRHVAEEAGISKGTLTGVSRTLEGRGLLKRAGHPGDGRLVLLSLTEEGEALMRRLFPAFNEEEAFVAGRLSEAECRSVADGLRQVVLQVEEQGEERRLALLDGAEPAPRRSGRRPKA
- a CDS encoding gamma-glutamyl-gamma-aminobutyrate hydrolase family protein; translated protein: MTRPLIAIPARFSATTSALRYAAEVNARALIEAVWRAGGEPAGVHPAAGDVAARLVRFDGVLLPGGGDLAPHRYGATETHAAVYDVDELQDAFDLAVARRALDLGLPLLAICRGMQVVNVALGGTLEQDMGGPDREHRHLVHPVAIERGTLLEQSTGAEKAEASCYHHQRVDRLGEGLTVTARAADATVEGVELPGAKGWFTAVQWHPEDTAHRDESQQGLFDALVRAAAHERR
- a CDS encoding aldehyde dehydrogenase; the protein is MPAVSHEEWLRRAKSLELSGAHHIDGADEPGGGGAFAVVSPRDGQALAQVADAGAAEVDAAVAAARRAFDAGSWPRLAPVERGRVLLRLADLLEERRAELALTVSLEMGKPITDAYDIELRAAVHTFRWYGQLADKLTDESPHTAPDALALVTREPAGVVGAVVPWNFPLTLASWKVAPALAAGCTVVLKPSENSPLSALLLGRLATEAGLPPGALNVVNGHGPVAGRALGLHPDVDVLAFTGSTAVGRHFLHYAADSNLKRVWLELGGKSPNLVLPDAPDLERAAATAAWGIFFNQGEMCTAPSRLLVHSSVAERVTEAVVRRARELRVGDPLDPATEMGALVGEAHLGRVLGHIGTGRDEGARLRTGGERALAESGGTYLEPTVFDRVDPGMRLAREEIFGPVLSVLAFDDLDEAVRLANATEYGLAAGLWTSDLSTAHRVSRALKAGTVWVNCYEEGDLTVPFGGMKQSGNGRDKSVHALEKYTELKTTWIQL
- a CDS encoding APC family permease, with translation MDSQTAVPNRQAAPDASTAGKLKPNSLGVLGILFFVLSAQAPLTGVAGAVPIAVAIGNGAGAPAAYLAAGVIILLFSVGFVAMGRHVVDAGAFYRYIGKGLGRNIGNGSAGIALFAYCAIQAAMYGLYGATVSGLLAHHTGADVPWWVCALVTMAIVQVLGALGIEMGAKVLAVFVLAEFSILSVFAVVTFAKGGGPEGLGFADTFSPGAALDGAPGVALMFAVASMIGFEATAIYGEEAREPRRTVPRATYLAVALVTGFFAFASWMLISSYGASNAAGAAGQALEGGDSTAFVFAPIAAEFGTWVNDVLPVLLATSLFAGILAFHNSANRYLFSLSREGLLPRGLSAVNRRHSPGVAGFVQTSIAVLLVIPFALAGKDPVLTLFSWGSGIAVLSIMLLYFLTSVSVVAFFRRERLDTRPWNTLIAPALGAVGIAGALWLIVENFTTLIGGDRTTAVWLQLTVPAVLVLGVVAGRLTRSARP
- a CDS encoding TetR/AcrR family transcriptional regulator gives rise to the protein MTASDEGAGGPQGSEGRKPRRRMNYGEGREALLNAAVRVVARGGLRKLTYRAVAQEAGTTHGLVVHHFGSRDALIEEALAHAIRTSLNTSALEPGTGKVADFSVGVSDMVMADPDIQAFQYELLLEARRRPELLPQIRALYDDYFDATERELSRMLPDAAGRPLTRLVFAALDGLVLHQLVFGEPETTDAAIEELRGLLRLLAADSDEAPENAS
- a CDS encoding fumarylacetoacetate hydrolase family protein, whose translation is MPEYRRILLDGAAVQVTVDGDELVAGDGRRVKTDDAQHLPPVVPSKVIAVHLNHRSRVDEFRIGLPDTPTYFHKPTSALNSHRGAIVRPEGCKWLNYEGEVAIVIGKTARNISPAEAGQYIAGYTVANDYGLHDFRDTDAGSMLRVKGSDTLCPLGPGLVTDWDFHGKSLRTYVNGKVVQDGSTDEMKWDMHYLVADIARTITLHPGDVLLSGTPANSRPVQPGDVVEVEVEGLGRLTNHIVTGPTPIRADVGAQPTESEEVLSTALGGDWEFRGIRPPKR
- a CDS encoding 3,4-dihydroxyphenylacetate 2,3-dioxygenase, translated to MGEIVGAGLLAHVPTIVLPEADRLELNEGKEITLVTGLEQLRRDVFERDDYDTVVVLDSHWATTVEFVVTAQARRAGLFTSEELPRGMCRMPYDFAGDPELARNVEKFADKHGTWITAIDDDYLPIYYATINLWKFLGEGLPDKRWVTIGVCQTGDMEDHLRLGRALADGIAATPGRRVLLIASGALSHTFWPLRELRDHEASDPVHIFTPQAREADHERIAWFKEGRHDKVLDTMDEFWKVKPEAKFFHYLMMAGALGEQACVARARQYGEYENSVGTGQAHLWFDRPEGGWTATPTTTNQEPAHA
- a CDS encoding aldehyde dehydrogenase → MSEHTITVAGVSVDTRHWIGGERVASAQTFPDVSPIDGCTIGDISRGAATEAAAAVAAAKAAFPAWAATSRAERARILHAIADGVDKRIEELAIVETTDNGALLRSHRRGVMPRVAHNFRFFADWLLKLEHEDFETRGHTNHVSWDPAGPCVLITPWNAPLMLATWKVAPALAAGDTVVLKPAEWSPLTASLLADIAAEAGLPAGVLNVVQGYGSEVGDALTSHPDVRRISFTGSVPTARRIAASASANLTPLSLELGGKSPLLVFADADLDLAVDLAVEQYDNAGQVCLAGTRLLVEEPIAEEFTRRFVEKAAALTQGDPRDEATDIGPNIHPRQLEKIDGFVRRALDAGARAVIGGHRNGGQYYAPTLLTDVAQDSEIVQEEVFGPVLTLQTFADEDEAIRLANDTRFGLAATLATGDPQRAERVSAQLVAGTVWVNCFFVRDLQAPFGGSRQSGVGREGGTWSFDFYCDLKNTVTAPKGWKDHG
- a CDS encoding acetoacetate decarboxylase family protein — its product is MSSVRGYFHPKTASGASSLIPSPPWRYSGDLLTVEYRTDPARVRELLPEPLEPADEDPGAVALIWADWQSCAQSGAELLDPVLSQYKEAFAVVRCKYRGRTYSRCVHIWVDKDFAIARGLHQGYPKKLGSIHQTRPHPFGPAPRIEAGARFGATLAAADRRLAQAVVTLREPAETNGFVNGHPMAHHRWLPSIEKGKGLALDELIESGAASFEGGQPWVGDAELELFEAPTEELARLEVREPIAAYYRQVGVVWDGGRLLESGTSDAE